CACCCCACCGACTAGagtaaagaaaaaaagatgcTGTTTTTGTTTCAGTGGTCAGGTCACATGTCAATAAGCACTTCATGAAAACTGTATTGGTCTCAAATCAGCATTCCTAAAACCCTCACAAGAGACCTTACAATTATAGGCCCGCGGCTTTTTTCCAGATATTGCGTTACTCCACCGTAGCGCTGACTGCAAATAACATAAATACCTTAAATACAGTAACACGGGAGACTGCAAAGATGCCTTGAGCACCATTTTTTGAATTCTTTATGACTTTGAAcgggtttcttattttgctgtaacCAAATAGATTCGTTTACCAAATGACATCTCTCCATCCTCTCAGCTGCACGGCGACATAAATTGAAATTGTATCGGAAAGAATATACTCCAAATCTGAAGACCAATGAGCGCcacccgccaaaaaaaaaaaaaaaaagagagagagagaaaaaacctcACCGGCCTGTCTTTGGCAGCCCCGTGCAAAGCTTTCCGCTTGCGGGTGTGTGTGGAAATGTGTGCCGGCGGGGCTGGCGGGCCCTGAGTGCTAACACGGTGTCTGGATGTTCTCAGGGATGCAGCTGGTGAAGCAGGAGAAGAAACAGCTCCAGGTGTCCAGCGCCAAGAGGGCTCGCGGGCACTGGCTGCTCCTCTACACCCTGGTCAACAACCCTTCCCTGGTGGGCACCAGGAAACACTTCCAGCTCCAAGCCACAGACAGCTTTCTGAACGGAGGCCTCGACCGCTCCACCAAGGAAGGGAGCAAAAAGGAGGCGGGGCCAAAGGAAGCGGTGTCCGCCGCCAGTAACTGAAAATTCGGGTTACCCCTGTTAAGGATTGGCTTTCTTTGCAAAAGGGTGTCTTGGTTtatggttgtttttgtttttttcggggaggggaggggaggggggggcatatGTGATAAACGACTTTTGTCCGTGCATAGATGCGTCTGTATCTGTTGAAATAAGTGCACTTATAGCTCGGTGCCTCAGGTAGTGCTATTTACCCAGCATTCCCTGGTTGTGTGTATTCACGTTGTGCGCTCCCACTGTGCAACAACGTGTGATGGTTTGGGCTCGCAGTCCAGCAGAGAAGCTCATGTGGCAGCGTACCAAAAGGATGTGTTACTCTCACCATATTTGCATTCGTAGTTCGGGGCGACACCTTTTGTTTCTCTTTTCAACAAACTATTACTGTATGTTAATAACGTGCCTCGACGCGTGCCGTTAATAACATATCGTATTAAAAAGGCAACACGGTTTTGTGATTTCCCCTTAAGCGGACGCACAAGGACAGGCGACTCGTCCTTTCAGCGGGTGTGTTGAAGAGGGTTGCGTAACTATTTATACATTTACATAATGTTCTGCTTTGGAGGACAGAGCGAATACGCGTCGGTCTGTCCAGTATTACACCTCTTGAACGACTTGCGAGACGGAAACAACCCGCCacaccaaggtgtgtgtgtgcatctttgtCTGTTTTAACCCTTTACTGatacacaaataaataataactgcaaaaaaaaattaaaataacccCCTTACTGTGTGTGGTGAGTTTCTTCTGGTCTCAAAACTCTTATTTTATCGTCACATCGCTCGTGTATAAAGAGCATTTCAAAACACCCCCCCCCGCATCTGAGGGAGCATGTGATTTAGTTTTtacttcttctttcttctcttttgATGACTGCGAGAGCCCAGCTGTATTTCATTTTTGATGACCCGGGTTCATAATTTATGACCCGGGCCCGTCGTGTTCAGCTGGACAAGAGACGTCTGGCACCAAAGACGTGcgtccttcttttttcttttgtgtgtacTCGCCCTTTAATTCTCGAACCCCCCTCGCCGGAAATTCCTTTGAAAGGTGTCAATATTTCGCTCCTTTTATCACACCGATGAATAAATCAACAGCGGCCACGAGGACGGGGAATGTTTCCATTCTGGAGCGGCGCCGTTGTGacgaacaataaaaaaaacacacctcTCGCGGGAATATTGTCATAATTAGCCCGTACACGTGAGCTGTTTTAGaggttaaaattttttttttttaaatttccccccctcTGTGTGATATTCGTTGCAGAAATGAGAGATGCTGAATAGCCAACGCCCCGGCGGTCAGTAAGAAGCCCACAAAATAgtttaaaacgtctttattaacTCCACGTACAGAAAATCATATCAAAAAATCTTAAAAGATCACGAggattgtgtgtgtttttttttctttctttttttttttttttttttttgtaacaacAACTCACGAGAAACGTCACTAAAATTACAGGACAGTTTAATCTCTATAAGCGCTCGAGCCCGCGTCCTTTTGTCGACGGCTCACAAAACGAATTATTTCActttggtaaaaaaaataaaaaataaaagacttAAAAGTCACATGGCTTACACATCACGGCTCGACACTGATATCTACAGCCCTAGACTACActaatgaccccccacacacacacacacacacacacacacacacacacacacacacacggcggtaCCACGCGCGACATGCCTCGGACGACTCTcccggaagaggagaagaagaagaagaagaagaagaacgcgcGGGAGGGAAGCCACAGAGGGCGTTGAGCAAGCACCTGTCgggtatatctatatatacatatagagagagagagagaataagaaggGAAAGCCGCACATCTGAAAAGCCCACATTACATTTACAACATCTGTCCGTACAcaagcgaggggggggggcggggcggggcgggggggtcaCCCGATGCAGAAACAAAACACGCGGCGGCGCCCGACGCCGGTCATCCGCCGTCTAAACCCGTACGCGACGTTGTCCAGCGCCGCCCCGGGGAGAGCGCCGCGGAGGCTGAGTTCACCCGCAACAGGAGGCGTtgttgaccccccaccccccacccccaccggacCGCTCTAAGGTCTGACGAACTGTAGAAAACTGCTGTTTTATACCCGAAGAATGTCATAAACTCCGTcacttgtttggttttttttttgtctgttgttgTTTTGGATCTGAAAATGAGCTATGATGTTTATGAGGTAAAAAATAAACTACACCCCatcgaccccccccaccccctccctcgtGGCTAGTACCCGCTATAAGGGACTATTTTACAACGGCTGCGCCCGCCTGACGTCTCCGCCTCGGCGGCCTCAGCGGCTCGGCTGCTTGTAGTTTCCGTTGATCTCCTCGGAGATGTTCACCGCCTCGGCCCCCAGCGGCAACCTGTCGCTGTACTCCGACCCCGCCTCAAACTCCTCCTGGTTGGTTTTGGACGAGGACCCGGGGATGGAGTCGGTGATCACGCTTCCCTCCGCCTCCCCCTCGCCGTcggcctccccctccccctccccctcgcccAGCTCGCTGGGGTTGAAGTTCTTGTCGGACTCCGCGAAAGACGCGCGAGCATCAAAGCCTCCCGCCATTTGTTTCTCCGCCTGATCCGGATTCTGAGCCTTCATGATCAGCTTGtacgtctttccctgatacttgTACAGCAAATGGCAGCAGGTGGCCCCCAGCAAGGGGACGGTAGCCAAAACCAGAAGGAACGTGCTGACCACCACGATTATCAGCAAAGAGGGGATTTTCTTTCTCGTGGTAAAGACAACTTGAACTTGGCAGTCCTGACCCCCGTAGGTAAGACAGAGAGTGTAGTTGGTACCGGGCTGCAGACCGTGGAAGCGATACGCATTGACCCCTTCCTCTATCTTGGACCACTGGACCACCGAGTGTCCGTTGCTGGTGTGCACACAGAGGTATAGCATGTCCAGAGGAGCCTTTCTGCTTTCGGGTTGGTGCACTTTGAAAAGCTCTTTCACCACCGTGTCTAGGTTTGGCGTTTGGCTCAGGTGGAGGTTGGTCTTGCTGTTGGGGAGCTGCCTGGGATTGAGCTGTACCCTGGCCTCCGTCTCCGACACTTCCAACGCAATGACACCAAAATCAGAGGTGTATTGCTTGAAATCACTCAGGCTCAGGTTGAAGGCGTGATTGGAGATGTACTCGCTGCCATCGCTCACCCCACACTTCCCCGTAAATGGCAGCTCTTGTGAAGTGCCCCCAGGCGTATGTTTGTCGGTTGTACCTGATGAATTGCTCTTGGGCTTTTCTTCCGACTTGGGCCAGTTAATCACATTGTTCGTTGAGGTCTTGGGACCTACGGGTTTGGTAACAGATGGTAGAGTCTTGCCCACCGTAAAATCAAGCACCGAGTTGGTGGCATGTTTTTGGGTGCCAGCCAATGCCACACGAACACTGCCCTCTGCTCTACCCAACTCATTGACTGCAGAGCAACTATAGTTTCCATCTTCTTTTTTACTCATCCGGGGAATAATCAGGGTGCCATTTTGAAAGATGAGAAACTGAGGGTTGGTTGTTTTATCACTGATGGGTGAATCATTTTTCTCACCAATGAGAGGTAAGCTAAACTGCAACTCTTGGTTTCCTGCCCTCACCTCCCAGCTGACTTCTGGTTTGGGGCTTCCTTTGGCCTCACAGTTTAAGATGACCATGAAGCCCTCATAAAGCTCCGTGTTTTCAATGTTGGGCTGGTATGTTATAGAGACACTTGGGGCTTTACAGTCCAGTTTGGGCATCTTTGTGACCAACGTACCCGCCAGGTGTTGAGGGGTCTCACACAAAATGGAATTCTGCTCAGGGACCGAGATCTTGGTTGTTGCGATCCATTCCCGGAGCCATTCCAGGCCACAAGAGCAGGTGAATGGGTTTTTAAAGATCTGAAGGTGGGACATGGAAACGAGGGCACTGAAGGTACCCTCTGCGATGGTGGTGAACCGGTTGTTGTTAATGCGTAGTGACCTCAGGTCTTTGAGAGTTGAAAAGGCATCCTTGGGGAGGTTAACCATTTCATTGTTGTTCATTTTCAGAAGCTGCAAGGCTGTAAGGTTGTGCAAATCCTCCCATGGAAAATTTACAATTTTGTTGTAGCTGATATCCAGGTTGCGCAGCTGGATCAGCGGGGCCAAGGTGTTGGTCTCGATGGTGACTATCTCATTGCTGGCCAACCAGAGAGAGGTAAGCTGGGTGACATTGACGAAGCTTTTAACTTTCAGTAATTTGATCTTATTGGCAGAGAGACTTAGGGTGGTCACGTTCGAGGGTAGACCCACGGGCACCAGTTGCAGGTTTTTGTAAGTACATTCAGCAAACTGTTGGTCAAATTTGTCCAGGCAGCTGCAGGACTCAGGGCAACACTGCACAATGCCAATTACAGCTGTCCACAGGGCTAGGAGCTGCAGGAGCCTTGTCGCCATTTTCAGCATCTGCAAGCATAGGTGATGAGACGTTAGCGTGGACGTTTGGCATATTATGTTTGAATGCACTATTATTTAATATGCGGTGCTTAATATAAGCAAGTACACGAATTCATTGCAACTTAATGCAAGCCAGATTATGTGTTGTGCAAAGGTTATGTAGCCCCACGCCGGGACACCACAGTTCAGCAATGCGGGGCAACTTGGAAATTATAAGGAGAAGGGAAAAGCAACAATGACGGGCCATTACACTTGCAGGATGCTCTATTCATTACACGAATGGAGGCATCCGAGTCTAAATTCCAATGAATTTAATTTTTTCGAAAAGTTTTGCTGTTTTCACAGGCTGTTTGCCCTCTGCCCCAATAAATggataattattttttttaaaaactgaatATTTAAGGAGTTTGACCATCATTGCACACCCCATACATCAAGATATAGTTAATTGAGCCAGCTCCCTACTCGCGCGCTTCGAGGAAGTGCTCAGAGCCACCGAGTGCACCCGTTATTTAAAACGTATCCCTGCAGTGGTTGTGTGACACCCCTACAACAATTTTCAATCCAACAGGCCTGCAGCTTTAGTCACAGATGcgcttcccccccccttttttttcttttttttttcttgcgtaTTGGCCAAAGTTGCAATAGACCTGATTTAGTTTCAACAACGGTTTTCTCCGAAATGTCACTGAGAGCTTTCAAAGTAACTGCTTTATCAGTCACTACTCATCGAATCGTCTTACCTGTCCAGTGAGAACTTCCACTCCCGGTTGGTTTGGGTCTATAAAATCACTCCGTTTAAAGTTCGGATCTTCTACACAGGTTTAACGGCCGAACACAATGCCGTCCTCGCGTTTTGGGGATCCTTTTGCATGACTTTGGAAGACCATGACAGCACGGATGATGGGCGGCGGCGGAGGAAACATTGTCCTCCTGGTGAGATGCTTG
The window above is part of the Lampris incognitus isolate fLamInc1 chromosome 6, fLamInc1.hap2, whole genome shotgun sequence genome. Proteins encoded here:
- the islr2 gene encoding immunoglobulin superfamily containing leucine-rich repeat protein 2, whose protein sequence is MLKMATRLLQLLALWTAVIGIVQCCPESCSCLDKFDQQFAECTYKNLQLVPVGLPSNVTTLSLSANKIKLLKVKSFVNVTQLTSLWLASNEIVTIETNTLAPLIQLRNLDISYNKIVNFPWEDLHNLTALQLLKMNNNEMVNLPKDAFSTLKDLRSLRINNNRFTTIAEGTFSALVSMSHLQIFKNPFTCSCGLEWLREWIATTKISVPEQNSILCETPQHLAGTLVTKMPKLDCKAPSVSITYQPNIENTELYEGFMVILNCEAKGSPKPEVSWEVRAGNQELQFSLPLIGEKNDSPISDKTTNPQFLIFQNGTLIIPRMSKKEDGNYSCSAVNELGRAEGSVRVALAGTQKHATNSVLDFTVGKTLPSVTKPVGPKTSTNNVINWPKSEEKPKSNSSGTTDKHTPGGTSQELPFTGKCGVSDGSEYISNHAFNLSLSDFKQYTSDFGVIALEVSETEARVQLNPRQLPNSKTNLHLSQTPNLDTVVKELFKVHQPESRKAPLDMLYLCVHTSNGHSVVQWSKIEEGVNAYRFHGLQPGTNYTLCLTYGGQDCQVQVVFTTRKKIPSLLIIVVVSTFLLVLATVPLLGATCCHLLYKYQGKTYKLIMKAQNPDQAEKQMAGGFDARASFAESDKNFNPSELGEGEGEGEADGEGEAEGSVITDSIPGSSSKTNQEEFEAGSEYSDRLPLGAEAVNISEEINGNYKQPSR